From a region of the Pongo pygmaeus isolate AG05252 chromosome 5, NHGRI_mPonPyg2-v2.0_pri, whole genome shotgun sequence genome:
- the FBXO5 gene encoding F-box only protein 5, whose amino-acid sequence MSRRPCSCALRPPRCSCSASPSAVTAAERPRPSDSCKEESSTLSVKMKCDFNCNNVHSGLKLVKPDDIGRLVSYTPAYLEGSCKDCIKDYERLSCIGSPIVSPRTVELETESKPLHNKENQHVQQTLNSTNEIEALETSRLYEDSGYSSFSQQSGLSEHEEGSLLEENFSDGLQSCLLQIQSPDQYPNKNLLPVLHFEKVVCSTLKKNAKRNPKVDREMLKEIIARGNFRLQNIIGRKMGLECVDILGELFRRGLRHLLATILAQLSDMDLINVSKVSTTWKKILEDDKGAFQLYSKAIQRVTENNNKFSPHASTREYVMFRTPLASVQKSAAQTSLKKDAQTKLSSQGDQKGSTYSRHNEFSEVAKTLKKNESLKACIRCNSPAKYDCYLQRATCKREGCGFDYCTKCLCNYHTTKDCSDGKLLKASCKIGPLPGTKKSKKNLRRL is encoded by the exons ATGAGCCGGCGCCCCTGCAGCTGCGCCCTACGGCCACCCCGCTGCTCCTGCAGCGCCAGCCCCAGCGCCGTGACAGCCGCCGAGCGCCCTCGACCGTCGGATA GTTGTAAAGAAGAAAGTTCTACCCTTTCTGTCAAAATGAAGTGTGATTTTAATTGTAACAATGTTCATTCCGGACTTAAACTGGTAAAACCTGATGACATTGGAAGACTAGTTTCCTACACCCCTGCATATTTGGAAGGTTCCTGTAAAGACTGCATTAAAGACTATGAAAGGCTGTCATGTATTGGGTCACCGATTGTGAGCCCTAGGACTGTAGAACTTGAAACTGAAAGCAAGCCCTTGCATAACAAGGAAAATCAACATGTGCAACAGACACTTAATAGTACAAATGAAATAGAAGCACTAGAGACCAGTAGACTTTATGAAGACAGTGGCTATTCCTCATTTTCTCAACAAAGTGGCCTCAGTGAACATGAAGAAGGTAGCCTCCTGGAGGAGAATTTCAGTGACGGTCTACAATCCTGCCTGCTACAAATACAAAGCCCAGACCAATATCCCAACAAAAACTTGCTGCCAgttcttcattttgaaaaagtggTCTgttcaacattaaaaaagaatgcaaaacgAAATCCTAAAGTAGATCGGGAGATGCTGAAGGAAATTATAGCCAGAGGAAATTTTAGACTGCAGAATATAATTGGCAGAAAAATGGGCCTAGAATGTGTAGATATTCTCGGCGAACTCTTTCGAAGGGGACTCAGACATCTCTTAGCAACTATTTTAGCACAACTCAGTGACATGGACTTAATCAA tgtgtCTAAAGTGAGCACAACTTGGAAGAAGATCCTAGAAGATGATAAGGGGGCATTCCAGTTGTACAGTAAAGCAATACAAAGAGTTACC gaaaacaaCAATAAGTTTTCACCTCATGCTTCAACCAGAGAATATGTTATGTTCAGAACCCCACTGGCTTCTGTTCAGAAATCAGCAGCCCAGACTTCTCTCAAAAAAGATGCTCAAACCAAGTTATCCAGTCAAGGTGATCAGAAAGGTTCTACTTATAGTCGACACAATGAATTCTCTGAG gttgcCAAGACATTGAAAAAGAACGAAAGCCTCAAAGCCTGTATTCGCTGTAATTCACCTGCAAAATATGATTGCTATTTACAACGGGCAACCTGCAAACGAGAAGGCTGTGGATTTGATTATTGTACGAAGTGTCTCTGTAATTACCATACTACTAAAGACTGTTCAGATGGCAAGCTCCTCAAAGCCAGTTGTAAAATAGGTCCCCTGCCTGGTacgaagaaaagcaaaaagaatttaCGAAGATTATGA